The Polynucleobacter sp. JS-JIR-5-A7 region TGATATTGCCAGAGCAGGCAATCCCAATATTCGACTTATCTTTTTTTAAGCTAAGTTTGGTTTTCCACTCCAAAACTTTGCTATCGCGCACTTTGAGATAGGGCACATTTGTGGGAATCGTATCAACCGTTGTTTTAAATAACAAGGGCAAACTACCTAAGGGAATTTGGTAGTCCACTGATTGATGGACTTGCCCAATTTGAGTCACGGGGCAATCAAACTGATATTTTAGTAATGGCAAGAGAGGGGCTTGTGTCTCAAGAGCCACTTCAACCCCCATCTGCATTAGCAAGGGTATATAGCGGCAAAATTGCAAAGTATCCCCATAGCCTTGCTCGGACCAAACCAATACCTTCTTGTTTACTGCTTCTGCTAGCGAAGTGAGCTTTGGAATCTTGGGATGTAGATAACTGTCGGCACCTTCTCTTAACCACCGATACTCATAATTTTGAAGGCCTGCTTCATAGTTACCAAGCAGCAGTTCGGCTAAGGCTTTATTCCAATGGGCGTTGTAATAATTGGGGTCAATCTTAATAGAGCGATCATAAGCTGCAATAGCCTGTGCGGTTTGTTTAAGCGCACTAAGTGTGTTGCCCATATTTGACCAAGCTACAGCATAGTTCGCATCTGCTTGACTAGCCTCTTTGTACGCCCCTAAGGCCTCTTTATATCTTTTGAGGTTATGAAGAGTAACGCCTTTGTTGGTTAAGNNNNNNNNAGCTTAATGGAATTCCTAATTACGCAATGAATGATATAAATCACTTTGATATTGCTAAGAAATATTTTTTAGACGGCCTACATAAGTATCAGCTTGGATTTTATGTTGAGGCCGAAGAACTTTATCTAAGATCATTAGATCTACTACCAAATCGAATATCTACATTGCTCAATTTATCCTCTACACAAATACATCTAAAAAAATTTAATGAAGCAAAATCAACTTCTCAAGATATCTTGAAAATAGAGCCACTAAATTATGAGGCTATAAATAACATTGGGTTGATTGAATCAAAAATAGATAATAAAAAGAGAGCGCTAACTTCTTATAGTCGAGCACTAGAAATCAATCCTCAATATGCAGAGGCTTGGTCCAACAGAGGTATTACCTTAAATGACCTAAAGCGCTTTGATGAGGCATTGTCATCTTATGACCGGGCACTAGAAATCAATCCTCAATATGCAGAGGCNNNNNNNNNNTAAATGGCGTTACCCCCCTCTAGTTCGCAGGCTCTGAGGATAAAAGGGAGGGCATCCTCATTTTTATGGAGGGCGGTAAGGCAATTGTTGAGATTATTTAGAGACTCAGTTGATGCTGGGTTGACAGAGACAGCTTTTTTAAATGCATTAATGGCGTTTTCGTAATCAAAACCTTTTGCGTAAGCCAGGCCTAAGTAGTGGTGAGATTCAAAAAAATG contains the following coding sequences:
- a CDS encoding tetratricopeptide repeat protein, with protein sequence MNDINHFDIAKKYFLDGLHKYQLGFYVEAEELYLRSLDLLPNRISTLLNLSSTQIHLKKFNEAKSTSQDILKIEPLNYEAINNIGLIESKIDNKKRALTSYSRALEINPQYAEAWSNRGITLNDLKRFDEALSSYDRALEINPQYAEA